Below is a genomic region from Sphingopyxis terrae subsp. terrae NBRC 15098.
GCGGGATCGTCGCCAAGAAGCAGCAGAAGGGTAAGCGGGATGGCGGCCGGAGCGACCCGGCGGCGAGACGATGACTTTGGGATCATGACAATTTCCTGTTGCAAGAAATTGCCACATCCGGTTGTCCGGTCTGCGGCAGGTGGCGGGGAGTATCCCCGTCGGGAGCTTGAGTATCAGTTGGGGTAGCGGTGCCGTTCGGTCACATCGACCTGCACCAGCCGCCCTTCATGGACAGTTAGTTGGATGGCGCCGAAGCGGAGCTTTTCAAGCGCATCGAGCACGGCTTGAACCGCGCGCGAGGGCGGCTCGCGCTCGCCGGGCGATGGGTCTTGGGACGACGTCATGGCATTTCCTTTCCCCTTTGGTGGATTCGGCGCCAAGACTATCCCAATTGTTTTAGTTGACAATGATTGTTTTGCTTTGGGCGCCGAAAGGAGAGTTTCCCGCGCCCAGCCGAACGGCGAAATCCGTTCCGCCTTCGGGGCTGTGCTCGGCAATGGATTGCGCGCGCGCGCGGCTGCTGGCAAAGGCGCAGCAATGAGCAAATTGAACGAACTCATGGCGCGCGGT
It encodes:
- a CDS encoding YezD family protein, which codes for MTSSQDPSPGEREPPSRAVQAVLDALEKLRFGAIQLTVHEGRLVQVDVTERHRYPN